One window of Candidatus Obscuribacterales bacterium genomic DNA carries:
- a CDS encoding YkvA family protein, with protein MLNRWYRQILNHPTYRWILIVGTLVYFLSPIDLSPDFIPLLGQVDDAVLMTLLVSGLFQMISDRVRSEPASPSESEPDAAEVAQAIDVDAVSID; from the coding sequence ATGTTGAATAGGTGGTACCGCCAGATTCTCAATCATCCAACCTATCGCTGGATTTTGATTGTTGGCACACTGGTTTACTTTTTGAGCCCCATTGACCTATCACCAGACTTTATTCCCCTCTTAGGGCAGGTGGATGATGCTGTCCTCATGACGCTCTTAGTGTCGGGTCTGTTCCAAATGATCAGCGATCGCGTGCGGTCTGAGCCCGCCTCGCCGTCAGAGTCAGAGCCTGATGCTGCAGAGGTTGCTCAAGCTATTGATGTGGATGCCGTATCTATCGACTGA